One region of Cyanobium sp. M30B3 genomic DNA includes:
- a CDS encoding class I SAM-dependent methyltransferase produces the protein MEKLSTRAQQISPIHEPRRFWDARFAGEDFVYGDDPNDFLREQVQGLPPGDALCLAEGEGRNGVFLAERGHRVTVQDISPVGLAKAERLASQRGVSITTRCTDLNDDDLAVGGVDLVVAIWMHLPPSMRARVHRRAVQVLRPGGYLILEAYTPRQLALGTGGPPLLELLIEPQELRQELAGLELLILEETRREIAEGPFHHGDSAVVRVLARRPLA, from the coding sequence ATGGAGAAGCTTTCCACTCGCGCCCAGCAGATCAGCCCGATCCACGAGCCCCGTCGTTTCTGGGATGCGCGCTTTGCCGGGGAGGATTTTGTCTACGGCGATGATCCGAACGACTTCCTGCGGGAGCAGGTGCAGGGTTTGCCGCCGGGGGATGCCCTCTGCCTGGCGGAAGGGGAGGGTCGCAACGGCGTGTTCCTGGCGGAACGGGGCCACAGGGTGACCGTGCAGGACATCAGCCCGGTGGGCCTGGCCAAGGCGGAACGGCTGGCCAGCCAGCGCGGTGTGTCGATCACCACCCGCTGCACCGACCTGAACGACGACGACCTGGCCGTGGGCGGGGTGGACCTGGTGGTGGCGATCTGGATGCACCTGCCGCCATCGATGCGGGCCCGGGTGCACCGCCGGGCCGTGCAGGTGCTGCGACCTGGCGGCTACCTGATTCTGGAGGCCTACACGCCCCGCCAGCTGGCCCTGGGCACCGGTGGGCCACCGCTGCTGGAGCTGCTGATCGAGCCGCAGGAGCTGCGCCAGGAGCTGGCTGGGCTGGAGCTGCTGATCCTGGAGGAAACCCGCCGGGAGATCGCCGAGGGCCCCTTTCACCACGGCGACAGTGCCGTGGTGCGGGTGCTGGCCCGTCGGCCGCTCGCTTAG